A segment of the Bufo bufo chromosome 5, aBufBuf1.1, whole genome shotgun sequence genome:
AGAGTGGGAAGCTGATGTTAAAATCTGGGTGCCCCTTTAAGCAAGTCATGGTCCTGACAATGTCCTATCCTCCGGATCATCACTATCTGGTATTCCAGCATTCCGACACCGGTAAcgccggaactacacagctccatccattactGTAGTGGACGCAGCTGgttaccattcacttcagtggaagcAGCAGAAATTCATGGAGCTGTGTGGTTCTGGTGCTGCTGGGtgaggggtgtcggacccctgaagaTCAGATCTAAATAGTACTTCAGTGTTAAAGCACTGGAAAAGCCCTTTACGTTTTAGAAGTTCTCTGGCTCCATTCGTAGCCCCTTCGCTGGTCTCATGTTCTCTCTGCATTGTCTTTGAAGATGCACCTGACCTTTGATGACGTGGCTGTATATTTCTCAGAGGAAGAATGGAGGAACCTGGGTCAGGACCAACAGGAACTGTACAAAGACGTCATGAAGGAGAACTACGCAAATCTACTGGTTTTGGGTAATGGAGATATCCCTAACACAAGTCTTAAATAGTGTACGGGCCAGTCACCAGGAtgacggcgaatcagggttctgtATGTCAATGCCCCCGATATACAGCCCGTAAAAGTGCCAgcaaatactgtatatacctgtCATCCTTTCCTGAAATCCATgctgataggtcgtcaatatccgATCAGTCCCACTTCcgtggcacccccactgatctatgCCGTGGCCATGTGacatgagcgccgcagcctcttcgcTGATCGCGTTGGACCTCCTCTAatttgatcctgaggataggtcatcaatattgaactcctggaaaaccccctttaaagggattggcccATCTGGGTCATGCCATCAATGtcggataggtgcaggtcccacatgcgaGACCCACGCCTATCGACCaaaacagggcccccccaaagtGAACTACATATGCGTGGCCACTGCCATGTGACTGCCAAAAAATGGCTGAGCCAGCAGGAACTGCCATAGAGGTGAACGCAGGGTGGCTGCGTATGCGCAGCTGCCGTCTGTTCACTTCGGAGGTCCCATTCTGGAGACAGGAGAGGATCCCTCACCTAtaggacactgatggcatatcctttaaccctttcataatTAGGGGTGATGTGGGGTGTATGGATCATTCTGTCAGCCCGATCCTGGCTGCAGCACTTGGCGCAGTGCCCTCACACCCAGCACGTTACATACTAGGTTTCTAGCGTAGGCATCGTGCCATTAGCCCATTTATTTGGTTATTTCTATATCGCCATATTGCATTGAGTTTATATACTACTGCCCCCTCCCATCATACAGGTCGGACCACCAGGCTATGGGCACAGTGGAAGAcggttattatttttttccccacttattttaatttattttttattttttgtcagttgTGACATTATTTCTGATTCCTTTGTGAAGTTGTCCAGTTTTTGATGTCACCTGCGTTTTGTTTCCGTATTTCAGGACTTGACATTGAACCCCCAGTTCTCTTCAATCAGATTGAGCAGTGGGAGAGGCCGGATGGGTCCGTCATTGGAAAACATGAGAAATCAAGGCCCTCGTCACACGCAGGTAGTGTGTCTGCACAGCAACGTGTCCGTACTGTCTTCCAATAATTTTTGGACCGTTACTTTCCTCCTTCCCCCAAAATGTGACGTCGCTGGCTGAggacggccagtgattggctgagtgcaCACATTTCCTGTATCGAGAGCGACTGGGTCCCATAAAGCATTGAAACGGGCATGACCGGAGATCGATGATGAGGTATTACTTAtttcattacatttttatttcttaGATATCAAGAGGCCAAAGTCGAAACCATTGCAGAAGAAGACGGATTCCCTGTCTGTGCAGGCTGCCACCAGTGTGCTATCTAGTAAGTGACTGATGAACGTAACTCTAGGATCAATGCAGCAGGACATAGGATGTTGGGGGTGGACACACGGCCGACATAGGAGAATCTTGTCTggtaacatacagttgcaagaaaaagtatgtgaaccctttggaatgatatggaactacaactcccagagtgcaccattcacttctatgggagcatgtttgcatgctgggagttgtggtttcacagcagctggagtgccgaaggttgctgatctctgcccTAGATCATATGGACAAGGGTGGTCCTGATGAGATGATCCCTTTACCGCTGTCCCACAGCCATTCTTATCcagactacagttgcaagaaaaagtatgtgaaccctttggaatgatatggatttctgcacaaattggtcataaaatgtgatctgatcttcatctaagtcacaacaatagacaatcacagtctgcttaaactaataacacacaaagaattaaatgttaccatgtttttattgaacacaccatgtaaacattcacagtgcaggtggaaaaagtatgtgaacccttggatttaataactggttgaacctcctttggcagcaataacttcaaccaaacgtttcctgtagttgtagatcagacgtgcacaacggtcaggagtaattcttgaccattcctctttacagaactgtttcagttcagcaatattcttgggatgtctggtgtgaatcgcttccttgaggtcatgccacagcatctcaatcgggttgaggtcaggactctgactgggccactccagaaggcggattttcttctgtttaagccattctgttgttgatttacttctatgctttgggtcgttgtcctgttgcaacacctatcttctgttgagcttcagctggtggacagatggccttaagttctcctgcaaaatgtcttgataaacttgggaattcatttttccttcgatgatagcaatccgtccaggccctgacgcagcaaagcagccccaaaccatgatgcccccccaccatacttcacagttgggatgaggtttgatgttggtgtgctgtgcctctttttctccacacatagtgttgtgtgtttcttccaaacaaatcaactttggtttcatctgtccacagaatattttgtcagtactgctgtggaacatccaggtgctcttgtgcaaactgtaaacgtggagtaatgttttttttggacagcagtggcttcttctgtggtaccctcccatgaaatccattcttgtttagtgttttacgtatcgtagattcgctaacagggatgttaacatatgccagagacttttggaagtctttagctgacactctagaattcttcttcacctcattgagcagtctgcgctgtgctcttgcagtcatctttacaggatggccactcctagggagagtagcagcagtgctgaactttctccatctaTAGACgaattgtcttaccgtggactgataaacagcaaggcttttggagatacttttataaccctttccagctttatgcaagtcaacaattcttaatcgtaggtcttctgagagctcttttgtgcgaggcatcattcacatcaggcaatgcttcttgtgaaaagcaaacccagaactggagtgagttttttatagggcagggcagctgtaaccaacacctccaatctcatctcattgattggactccagttggctgacacctcactctaattagctcttggagatgtcattagtctaggggttcacatactttttccacctgcactgtgaatgtttacatggtgtgttcaataaaaacatggtaacatttaattctttgtgttattagtttaagcagactgtgattgtctattgttgtgacttagatgaagatcagatcacattttatgaccaatttgtgcagaaatccatatcattccaaagggttcacatactttttcttgcaactgtagtctgGATAAGAATGGCTGTGGGACAGCGGTAAAGGGATCATCTCATCAGGACCACCCTTGTCCATATGATCTAgggcagagatcagcaaccttcggcactccagctgctgtgaaaccacaactcccagcatgcaaacatgctcccatagaagtgaatggtgcactctgggagttgtagtttcagaacacctggagtgccggaggttgctgatccctgatctaggagGTACCTACGGATGTTATCCATCTCCGTGTCACAGCAGAGAGCTGCTAACAAGCAGTGAGCTGCAATACCTAACACAACCACtacagtgtacggcgctgtggCCCCTTAAGTCAGCTGAGATCCAGGAGACATAAATCAACAGGCATTGTAACGGTATAGGAATCGTACAGGGGCAATAACGTCTATAttttcaccctttagatactgacaTTCCCAATGAAAATCAAACCCATAAAGAAGCAACCAACGACTGCGAGACTCCCGGGCAGAAGAAAGCCTTAAAAGACCGTCAGCCGAAATGTCTCAACTGCAAAGGCATCATGAAATGTTACTGCAACTTGGCAAAGACGAACTGGAAGAAAAGGTTTGTCTGCGTCGACTGCGGAAAAGGTTACAGGCAAGAGAGCCACCTGATGGCGCACCAAAAGTGCCACTACAGAGGGCAACCGTATAAGTGCTCCTTATGCGAGAAAAGCTTCAAGAAGCCCGGCCACCTTAAGAAACACCAGAAAACCCACCAAGTCTTCGAATACAAGTGTGATAAGTGCCAACTGGTGTGCCAGACGGTCAAAGACTTAAAGGAACACAAGGTAGTGCACCAGAAACCAAAGCTCCCAAAGCTGTGCATAAAATGCGGCATGGAGTTCAGTAGCGCCCAGGATCTGAAGTCCCATCTTCAAGAAGCTCATTCAAGACTCGTAGAATGCACCCTGTGTCACCAGCACTTCCACAGCAAGACGGCACTAGTGAACCACCAGCGAGAGCACTTGGGGAATGAGATCTACAAGTGTCAAAAGTGTGAGAAGGTCTACACCAGGCTGACCTACCTTCTCAGACATGCCGAAGTTCATTCCAAGGACAAAGGTGGAGATGGCAACCTCCAGCCCAAGAGTCCTCCAAAGGACCCCGAAGCTGATGAACGCCTCTCCTCAGCCACCACCCAGGACATAAAACCACTTCCTACCCACGATGGGGTCAAATACACTAGTTTTGCAGCTGTAGAAGAAGTGCCCCACTATGTTAATTCTCCAGATCCTGTGATAGCTGTGGACCTTGCGAAGGATCAAGGGCGAACGTTGCAGAGGAAGGAACGTCTTTCGGAAGAGCTTCTTAGAGAATTTGACATTGAGAGACTCTTTAGGTGTAAAGAGTGCAAAAAATATTTCAGGCATCAGAGCACGTTAATGAGGCACCAGCTGTCCCACAGCATGGCGGTCACGTGTCACGGCTGTGGGCAAAAGTTTGGAAAACTGCTGAAACTTTTCCTGCATCGGTGTAAACATGAGAGGAGGAGACCCTACAAGTGCAAGTTCTGTAGGAAAGGTTTCAGCTTCCGGTCCCTGCTCCGTCTGCACCAACTCACACCTCATTCTTCCCAACCTGGTAAGAGTGAGGAGAAATCCTCCAAACTCCTTCAGCTCCCGTCCAAGGAGGCCTCTCCAAACACAAGGAAGTTTACCGCGCCAGCGAGCCtcctcctgcatcagaaaaccccTGGAATCCAAGCAAACAAGAAGCCATCTGATACGTTTTCACAAGACGTCCAAAATATTTGGATATCTCCGGCTTCACCAAATGACTTTTTGGGGAAGAGACCACATCAGGAAATGGTGGCCTGCAAGGACTACGTGAAACGCGTTTGTTACAGGTCCTGTGAGTCTAGATACACAATGTAAAGAAGaaatgtaataaatatttatGGCGTATGTCCACCACGCTCGTGTGGCCATCGGGTCGTGGGcgggttgtgtgtgttgttagaCCAGGACCAATGAAAAGAAAGTATTACAGAAGGTCCCACAACCGCATCTTCCCCTCATCCCCATGCATTAGATTTTAGTAAAGGGCACCAGCAAAATCTGAGGAAGCCGTTAAGACAACCTCTGTagaggcttcagagctgaaagctCCCAGCATTCCCTCCTTCCTCAGAGCTTGCTGTAGTGATCTGCATTCTGCAGAGTGTCGTGTTCACGGATATTGGAGCTCAGGAAAGCTATcaaagcagtgtgtaatg
Coding sequences within it:
- the LOC121002634 gene encoding zinc finger protein 528-like; its protein translation is MVLTMSYPPDHHYLMHLTFDDVAVYFSEEEWRNLGQDQQELYKDVMKENYANLLVLGLDIEPPVLFNQIEQWERPDGSVIGKHEKSRPSSHADIKRPKSKPLQKKTDSLSVQAATSVLSNTDIPNENQTHKEATNDCETPGQKKALKDRQPKCLNCKGIMKCYCNLAKTNWKKRFVCVDCGKGYRQESHLMAHQKCHYRGQPYKCSLCEKSFKKPGHLKKHQKTHQVFEYKCDKCQLVCQTVKDLKEHKVVHQKPKLPKLCIKCGMEFSSAQDLKSHLQEAHSRLVECTLCHQHFHSKTALVNHQREHLGNEIYKCQKCEKVYTRLTYLLRHAEVHSKDKGGDGNLQPKSPPKDPEADERLSSATTQDIKPLPTHDGVKYTSFAAVEEVPHYVNSPDPVIAVDLAKDQGRTLQRKERLSEELLREFDIERLFRCKECKKYFRHQSTLMRHQLSHSMAVTCHGCGQKFGKLLKLFLHRCKHERRRPYKCKFCRKGFSFRSLLRLHQLTPHSSQPGKSEEKSSKLLQLPSKEASPNTRKFTAPASLLLHQKTPGIQANKKPSDTFSQDVQNIWISPASPNDFLGKRPHQEMVACKDYVKRVCYRSCESRYTM